A genomic segment from Paucidesulfovibrio longus DSM 6739 encodes:
- a CDS encoding phenylacetate--CoA ligase family protein yields MIFDVEHETLPREELEALQLRRLQSLVERVYHNVPFYKKRLEEKGVRPGDIQKLDDVRHLPFTEKQDLRNNYPYGMFAVSMENIVRIHSSSGTTGKATVVGYTHRDVKNWASLMGRCFAAAGVGPGDILHNAYGYGLFTGGLGAHYGAEAVGATVIPMSGGATRRQIMIIKDFMATAICCTPSYSLHLAETAEELGIDFRKLPLKVGIFGAEPWSESMRKDIEAKLNIQALDIYGLSEIMGPGVGIECAEAQNGLHMQEDHFLLEIIDPVSGEPVAPGEMGELVITTLTKEAIPLLRYRTRDLTRLEYTPCRCGRTTARMMRVQGRSDDMLIIRGVNVFPQQIESILLDTDGLAPHYQLVVDRKGTMDTLEVRVEVNEGVFTDEIKGLQSLEKKVQGSIKEFLGVTASVKLVEPKGIERSMGKAQRIIDLRKEAK; encoded by the coding sequence ATGATCTTCGACGTGGAACATGAAACCCTGCCCCGCGAGGAACTGGAAGCGCTGCAACTGCGCCGCCTGCAATCCCTCGTGGAGCGCGTCTACCACAACGTGCCGTTCTACAAGAAACGCCTCGAGGAAAAAGGGGTTCGCCCCGGCGACATCCAGAAGCTCGACGACGTGCGCCACCTGCCCTTCACCGAGAAGCAGGATCTGCGCAACAATTATCCGTACGGCATGTTTGCCGTCAGCATGGAGAACATCGTCCGCATCCACTCCTCGTCCGGCACCACGGGCAAGGCCACCGTGGTCGGCTACACCCACCGCGACGTGAAGAACTGGGCCTCGCTCATGGGCCGCTGCTTCGCCGCCGCGGGCGTCGGCCCCGGCGACATCCTCCACAACGCATACGGCTACGGCCTGTTCACGGGCGGCCTGGGCGCGCACTACGGCGCGGAAGCCGTGGGCGCGACGGTCATCCCCATGTCCGGCGGAGCCACCCGCCGACAGATCATGATCATCAAGGACTTCATGGCCACGGCCATCTGCTGCACCCCGTCCTACTCGCTGCACCTTGCGGAAACCGCCGAGGAACTGGGCATCGACTTCCGCAAGCTGCCCCTCAAGGTCGGCATCTTCGGCGCGGAGCCCTGGTCCGAGTCCATGCGCAAGGACATCGAAGCCAAGCTGAACATCCAGGCCCTGGACATCTACGGCCTTTCCGAGATCATGGGACCGGGCGTGGGCATCGAATGCGCCGAGGCCCAGAACGGCCTGCACATGCAGGAAGACCACTTCCTGCTGGAGATCATCGACCCGGTTTCCGGCGAACCCGTGGCCCCCGGCGAGATGGGCGAACTGGTCATCACCACCCTGACCAAGGAAGCCATTCCCCTGCTGCGCTACCGCACCCGCGACCTGACCCGGCTGGAATACACCCCCTGCCGCTGCGGCCGGACCACGGCGCGCATGATGCGCGTCCAGGGCCGCTCCGACGACATGCTCATCATTCGCGGCGTGAACGTCTTCCCCCAGCAGATCGAATCCATACTCCTGGACACCGACGGGCTGGCCCCGCACTACCAGCTCGTGGTCGACCGCAAGGGCACCATGGACACCCTGGAGGTACGCGTGGAAGTCAACGAAGGCGTGTTCACGGACGAGATCAAGGGCCTTCAGTCCCTGGAAAAGAAGGTCCAGGGCTCCATCAAGGAATTCCTCGGTGTGACCGCCTCGGTCAAGCTCGTGGAGCCCAAGGGCATCGAACGCTCCATGGGCAAGGCGCAACGCATCATTGATTTGCGCAAGGAAGCCAAGTAA
- a CDS encoding DUF547 domain-containing protein, whose translation MRSKTKRIFAVAAALFVLAYGHADAGSAGKPILPGLDSPQAERTWNDFDALLGEVVRGGLVDYATLAGETARLDAFLALLASARPEEMSAEQSLAFHIDLYNAATLHLILTRYPDLKSIKDIGSWFESPWSIEFVNYAGRKVSLDYIEHEVLRRRFADPRIHFALNCSAVSCPPLRAELYAPDRVDGQLDDAARAFVNDPDAVFVRDGELFLSRIFRWYAEDFAQGAEAFVRGLAGPELLRAMDQASEGGTLRLRYLPYDWSLNDLGRSGSGSRGAQ comes from the coding sequence GTGAGAAGCAAAACGAAGCGGATATTTGCGGTCGCGGCCGCGCTGTTTGTCCTGGCTTACGGCCATGCCGACGCCGGGAGTGCGGGAAAACCGATTCTGCCGGGGCTGGACTCGCCGCAGGCGGAGCGGACCTGGAACGATTTCGACGCGCTGCTGGGCGAGGTGGTGCGCGGCGGGTTGGTGGACTACGCCACGCTCGCCGGGGAGACGGCCAGGCTGGACGCCTTTCTGGCCCTGCTGGCCAGTGCGCGCCCGGAGGAGATGAGCGCGGAGCAGTCCCTGGCGTTTCACATCGACCTCTACAACGCCGCGACCCTGCATCTGATCCTGACGCGCTATCCGGACCTGAAGTCCATCAAGGACATCGGCTCCTGGTTCGAGAGTCCCTGGAGCATCGAATTCGTGAATTACGCGGGAAGAAAAGTCAGCCTGGACTACATCGAGCACGAGGTCTTGCGGCGGCGCTTCGCGGATCCGCGCATTCATTTCGCCTTGAACTGTTCGGCGGTCAGCTGTCCGCCTCTGCGGGCGGAGCTGTATGCGCCCGATCGGGTGGACGGGCAGCTCGACGATGCGGCCCGGGCGTTCGTCAACGACCCGGATGCGGTTTTCGTGCGCGACGGGGAACTCTTTCTCAGCCGTATCTTTCGATGGTATGCGGAGGATTTCGCGCAGGGGGCCGAGGCCTTCGTGCGCGGCCTGGCCGGGCCGGAGCTTCTGCGGGCCATGGACCAGGCTTCCGAAGGGGGAACCCTGCGGCTTCGCTATCTCCCGTATGACTGGAGCCTCAACGATCTGGGCCGATCCGGGAGCGGGAGCAGGGGCGCGCAGTAG
- a CDS encoding nitroreductase family protein, with protein MNLQELVLATRSVRRFRENKSLSPDTLRGLADLARRTASAGNFQPLRYVLSVDAATNARIFARLVWAAYLKDWPGPQPGERPAGYVVVCADREKASHAQVDAGIACQTMLLAARAEGIGGCMLGALDREGLRADLDIPETVDILYVLALGEPAEEVVLEPMPQDGSVQYWRDAQEVHHVPKRGLGEVVLAEYGPEKVEKR; from the coding sequence ATGAATCTTCAAGAACTTGTGCTCGCCACAAGATCGGTGCGGCGGTTTCGGGAAAACAAAAGCCTGTCTCCGGACACGCTGCGCGGGCTGGCGGACCTTGCACGCCGGACGGCATCCGCCGGAAATTTTCAGCCGTTGCGCTATGTCCTTTCGGTCGATGCGGCGACCAACGCGCGGATATTCGCCCGGCTGGTCTGGGCCGCCTATCTGAAGGACTGGCCAGGGCCGCAGCCGGGCGAACGTCCCGCTGGGTACGTCGTCGTCTGCGCGGACCGGGAAAAGGCCTCCCACGCCCAGGTGGACGCGGGCATCGCCTGCCAGACCATGCTCCTGGCGGCGCGGGCGGAGGGGATCGGCGGCTGCATGCTGGGCGCTCTGGACCGCGAGGGATTGCGGGCGGATCTGGACATCCCGGAAACAGTGGATATTCTCTATGTTCTGGCGTTGGGCGAGCCTGCCGAAGAGGTCGTGCTCGAACCTATGCCCCAGGACGGAAGCGTACAATACTGGCGCGACGCGCAGGAAGTGCATCACGTGCCCAAGCGTGGGCTCGGCGAGGTGGTTCTTGCGGAGTACGGCCCGGAAAAAGTGGAAAAACGATGA
- the rsfS gene encoding ribosome silencing factor, whose protein sequence is MNKTEKVPGSPSNLEKARLVVEWLDEKQAVDVTAMNVEGLCPITETIVVASARGVRHAQSLADMLLDRSGEQKLGYLGMEGYQSGAWILVDLNDVVVHIFQDDKRSLYNIEGLWSEAERLFEPKAAPAGSDDEDAE, encoded by the coding sequence ATGAACAAGACGGAAAAAGTGCCCGGTTCCCCGAGCAACCTCGAAAAGGCGCGGCTCGTGGTGGAATGGCTGGACGAGAAGCAGGCCGTGGACGTGACGGCCATGAACGTTGAGGGGCTTTGTCCCATCACCGAGACCATCGTGGTGGCTTCGGCGCGCGGCGTGCGTCATGCCCAGTCCCTGGCGGACATGCTCCTGGACCGTTCCGGCGAGCAGAAGCTCGGCTATCTCGGCATGGAAGGCTACCAGAGCGGCGCCTGGATCCTGGTGGATCTCAACGACGTGGTCGTGCACATCTTCCAGGACGACAAGCGCTCGCTCTACAATATCGAAGGGCTCTGGTCCGAGGCGGAGCGCCTTTTCGAGCCCAAGGCCGCCCCGGCCGGGAGCGACGACGAGGACGCGGAATGA
- the gpmI gene encoding 2,3-bisphosphoglycerate-independent phosphoglycerate mutase, with protein sequence MSGCKPTLLLILDGWGIAPAGPGNAVAQARTPNLNRLLKRWPNTSLSCCGRAVGLPEGFMGNSEVGHMNIGAGRIVYQDMTRIDMALEDRSLFENPALVELMDATKAKGGRLHFLGLLSDGGVHSHQEHLYALVEMARDRGLEDIFVHAFLDGRDTPPTSGMGYVKDFRDARRRMGAGRIATLMGRYYAMDRDTRWDRTKVAWDALVHGVGERCEGPLRGLRDAYVAGETDEFVKPRLIEDVDGVIRDGDGVFLFNFRADRVRQLTRAFFSEDFDEFERGDVPSLAGLASMTRYESGFPLPVAFPPQRLDGCLGEVVSGLGLRQLRIAETEKYAHVTYFLNCGREEPFPGEDRELVASPRDVATYDLKPEMSASEVASRLLELMPDYDLLVCNLANLDMVGHSGKMEATLRAVETVDACAGKLVDAMLARGGRVLLTADHGNAEEMLDQDGDPQTAHSKNPVPLVLMEEGAETRTLRPGKLGDIAPTLLGLWGVTPPQGMTGENLVAKERS encoded by the coding sequence ATGAGCGGCTGCAAGCCGACGCTGCTGCTGATCCTGGACGGCTGGGGCATTGCGCCCGCCGGACCGGGAAATGCCGTGGCCCAGGCCCGGACTCCGAATCTGAATCGGCTGCTGAAACGCTGGCCGAACACCTCCCTGAGCTGTTGCGGCCGCGCCGTGGGCCTTCCCGAAGGCTTCATGGGCAATTCCGAGGTCGGCCACATGAACATCGGCGCGGGCAGGATCGTCTATCAGGACATGACCCGCATCGACATGGCCCTTGAGGACCGTTCGCTGTTCGAGAATCCCGCGCTGGTCGAGCTCATGGACGCGACCAAGGCCAAGGGCGGCAGGCTGCATTTTCTCGGGCTGCTTTCGGACGGAGGGGTGCACAGCCACCAGGAGCACCTGTACGCGCTGGTGGAAATGGCCCGCGACCGGGGCCTGGAGGACATTTTCGTGCATGCCTTCCTGGATGGGCGCGACACGCCGCCCACCAGCGGCATGGGCTACGTCAAGGATTTTCGCGACGCCCGCAGGCGCATGGGCGCCGGGCGCATCGCCACGCTCATGGGCCGCTACTACGCCATGGACCGCGACACCCGCTGGGACCGCACCAAGGTGGCCTGGGACGCGCTGGTGCACGGCGTGGGCGAGCGCTGCGAAGGGCCGCTGCGCGGACTGCGCGACGCCTACGTCGCCGGGGAAACGGACGAATTCGTCAAGCCTCGGCTCATCGAAGACGTTGACGGCGTGATCCGGGACGGCGACGGCGTGTTTTTGTTCAATTTCCGCGCGGATCGCGTGCGCCAGCTCACGCGCGCCTTCTTCAGCGAGGATTTCGACGAGTTCGAGCGAGGCGACGTGCCGAGCCTTGCGGGCCTGGCCAGCATGACGCGCTACGAATCCGGATTTCCCCTGCCCGTGGCCTTTCCGCCCCAGCGTCTGGACGGCTGCCTGGGCGAAGTCGTCTCCGGACTCGGCCTGCGCCAGCTGCGCATCGCCGAGACCGAGAAGTACGCCCACGTGACCTACTTCCTGAACTGCGGCCGCGAGGAGCCTTTTCCCGGTGAGGACCGCGAGCTGGTCGCTTCGCCCCGCGACGTGGCCACCTACGACCTCAAGCCCGAAATGAGCGCGTCGGAGGTCGCGTCCCGTCTGCTGGAGCTGATGCCGGACTACGACCTGCTCGTCTGCAACCTCGCCAATCTGGACATGGTCGGCCATTCCGGAAAGATGGAGGCCACGCTGCGCGCCGTGGAAACCGTGGACGCCTGCGCGGGCAAGCTCGTGGACGCCATGCTCGCGCGGGGCGGCCGGGTGCTGCTCACCGCCGACCACGGCAACGCCGAGGAGATGCTCGACCAGGACGGCGATCCGCAGACCGCCCATTCCAAGAATCCCGTGCCCCTGGTGCTCATGGAAGAGGGAGCGGAAACGCGCACGCTCCGGCCCGGCAAGCTCGGCGACATCGCGCCGACGCTGCTCGGCCTTTGGGGCGTCACCCCTCCCCAGGGAATGACCGGGGAGAATCTCGTCGCCAAGGAGCGGTCATGA
- a CDS encoding LOG family protein translates to MPRSMQYLIDDLSTAESWRLFKIMAEIVEGFETLGEQGPAVSIFGSARARESAPLYRRTRDLARKLAEAGFAVITGGGPGLMAAANQGCRDAGGRSVGLHIHLPLEQEANPYLSVRCDFRYFFVRKLMFVKYASAYVGMPGGFGTLDELSEALLLIQTRRIKPFPIVLMDKAHWGGLLDWFQKKLLADGYIGEEDLGLFLLTDDTDEAVEHIRKHAPSMA, encoded by the coding sequence ATGCCCCGCTCCATGCAGTACCTGATAGACGACCTCAGCACCGCGGAATCCTGGCGCCTTTTCAAGATCATGGCCGAAATCGTGGAAGGATTCGAAACCCTGGGGGAACAGGGGCCGGCGGTTTCCATCTTCGGATCGGCCCGCGCGCGGGAAAGCGCCCCGCTCTATCGGCGAACCCGCGACCTGGCCCGCAAGCTCGCGGAGGCGGGCTTCGCCGTCATCACGGGAGGCGGTCCGGGCCTCATGGCCGCGGCCAACCAGGGCTGCCGCGACGCGGGAGGACGCTCCGTGGGCCTGCACATCCACCTGCCCCTGGAGCAGGAGGCCAACCCCTACCTCAGCGTGCGCTGCGACTTCCGCTATTTCTTCGTGCGCAAGCTGATGTTCGTGAAATACGCCTCGGCCTACGTGGGCATGCCCGGCGGATTCGGCACCCTGGACGAGCTTTCCGAAGCCCTGCTGCTGATCCAGACCCGGCGCATCAAGCCCTTCCCCATCGTGCTCATGGACAAGGCGCACTGGGGCGGGCTGCTCGATTGGTTCCAGAAAAAACTCCTCGCCGACGGCTACATCGGCGAGGAGGATCTCGGACTGTTTCTGCTCACGGACGACACGGACGAAGCCGTGGAGCACATCCGCAAGCACGCGCCGTCCATGGCCTAA
- a CDS encoding MBL fold metallo-hydrolase RNA specificity domain-containing protein — translation MKVTFLGAAQTVTGSSYKLECNGIKFLVDAGMFQGNKEIEKRNFDTDRHDPKKLDFILVTHAHIDHSGLLPRLVKQGFRGTIYTSEPTRDLLEIMLLDSAHIQEMEAEYVNRKRNRRGGGDVEPLYTQADVEKTLPLIQTVKYDEAFEPKPGLKIRFRDAGHILGSAFIRIEYEHGDKPTSLLFSGDLGRPAQLLVNDPAIAVTPDYLFLESTYGNRVHKDESNSLDELAEAIAYSYGKGEKVVIPAFAVERSQQIIYSLFLLYKQGRLPADMPVFLDSPMAIRATEVFRKHPEYFDRQTQDLIKNGEDPLMLPNLKFTLSTAESQAINSTAGPAVIISASGMATAGRIKHHLKHNLWRPGASVVFVGYQGVGTPGRKIVGGVSKIRLFGEDVAVKARIFTINGFSGHAGQDELLGWVSRFRAQDMKVFLIHGEPVAQKVFAELLRTDFKLDVHIPDYLEEVTLEPGRILEAVQHTELARPSVDWDFLLQDSGRLFEELRNRVDKVKERPWVEQTEIRDRLMTVNRLMVELISEM, via the coding sequence ATGAAAGTCACCTTCCTGGGCGCTGCCCAGACCGTCACGGGTTCCAGCTACAAGCTCGAATGCAACGGCATCAAGTTTCTCGTGGATGCGGGCATGTTTCAGGGCAACAAGGAAATCGAGAAGCGGAATTTCGACACGGATCGCCATGATCCGAAGAAGCTCGACTTCATTCTCGTGACGCACGCGCACATCGACCACAGCGGCCTGCTGCCGCGCCTGGTCAAGCAGGGCTTTCGCGGCACGATTTATACCTCCGAACCGACGCGCGACCTGCTGGAGATCATGCTGCTCGATTCGGCGCACATCCAGGAGATGGAAGCCGAATACGTGAACCGCAAGCGCAACCGGCGCGGCGGCGGCGACGTGGAGCCGCTCTACACCCAGGCGGACGTGGAAAAGACCCTGCCGCTGATCCAGACGGTCAAGTACGACGAGGCCTTCGAGCCCAAGCCGGGCCTGAAGATCCGTTTCCGCGACGCCGGACACATTCTCGGCTCGGCCTTCATCCGCATCGAATACGAGCATGGGGACAAGCCCACCTCGCTGCTGTTCTCCGGCGACCTCGGCCGCCCCGCGCAGCTGCTCGTCAACGACCCGGCCATCGCCGTGACCCCGGACTACCTGTTTCTGGAGTCCACCTACGGCAACCGCGTGCACAAGGACGAAAGCAACAGCCTGGACGAGCTGGCCGAAGCCATCGCCTACAGCTACGGCAAGGGCGAGAAGGTCGTCATTCCGGCTTTTGCCGTGGAGCGTTCCCAGCAGATCATCTACTCGCTGTTCCTGCTCTACAAGCAGGGCCGACTGCCTGCGGACATGCCCGTTTTTCTGGACAGCCCCATGGCCATCCGCGCCACGGAGGTCTTCCGCAAGCACCCTGAATATTTCGATCGGCAGACCCAGGATCTGATCAAGAACGGCGAGGATCCCCTGATGCTGCCGAACCTGAAGTTCACCCTGAGCACGGCGGAATCCCAGGCCATCAACAGCACGGCCGGGCCAGCCGTGATCATTTCCGCCAGCGGCATGGCCACTGCCGGACGCATCAAGCATCATCTCAAGCACAACCTCTGGCGTCCGGGCGCAAGCGTGGTTTTCGTCGGCTACCAGGGCGTGGGCACGCCGGGCCGCAAGATCGTGGGCGGAGTGAGCAAGATCCGTCTGTTCGGAGAGGATGTGGCCGTCAAGGCCAGGATCTTCACCATCAACGGCTTCTCGGGCCACGCGGGCCAGGACGAACTGCTCGGCTGGGTCAGCCGCTTCCGCGCGCAGGACATGAAGGTCTTCCTCATTCATGGCGAGCCGGTCGCGCAGAAGGTCTTTGCCGAGCTGCTGCGCACGGACTTCAAGCTGGACGTGCACATCCCCGATTATCTGGAAGAGGTCACGCTGGAGCCGGGCCGCATCCTGGAAGCCGTGCAGCACACGGAACTGGCGCGCCCCAGCGTGGATTGGGATTTCCTGCTTCAGGATTCGGGAAGGCTTTTCGAGGAGCTCAGGAACCGCGTGGACAAGGTCAAGGAACGGCCCTGGGTGGAGCAGACGGAAATCCGCGACCGCCTGATGACCGTGAACCGGCTTATGGTGGAGCTGATTTCCGAAATGTAG
- the rsmD gene encoding 16S rRNA (guanine(966)-N(2))-methyltransferase RsmD — protein sequence MRIISGQYGGRVIRTAEGPGYRPATSKVRQSIFSMLEARGLEWPGLRAADLFAGSGSLAMEALSRGADFALFVEKAPKAAQLIRANLKELGASTSRFRVAVSDVVQLLRKGTDKPYDLIFIDPPYGKDLLVPALEAVQAREWLAQGGFLLAEVEAALEPDDPAGLERITDRTYGQTRIVLWHRTTLGSPSTPEPSTP from the coding sequence ATGCGCATCATCAGCGGACAATACGGCGGGCGGGTCATCCGCACCGCCGAAGGGCCGGGCTACCGGCCCGCCACCTCCAAGGTGCGCCAGTCCATCTTCTCCATGCTGGAGGCGCGCGGACTGGAGTGGCCGGGGCTGCGCGCCGCCGACCTCTTTGCGGGGAGCGGCAGCTTGGCCATGGAGGCGCTCAGCCGGGGGGCGGACTTCGCCCTCTTCGTCGAGAAGGCCCCCAAGGCCGCCCAATTGATCCGCGCCAATCTCAAGGAGCTGGGAGCATCGACCTCCCGGTTCCGGGTCGCCGTCTCCGACGTGGTCCAGCTCTTGCGCAAGGGCACGGACAAGCCCTATGATCTGATATTCATCGATCCTCCTTATGGGAAGGATCTTCTCGTTCCTGCCCTGGAAGCGGTCCAGGCCCGCGAGTGGCTCGCGCAGGGCGGTTTCCTGCTCGCCGAGGTGGAGGCCGCCCTGGAGCCCGACGACCCGGCAGGGCTGGAACGCATCACCGACCGAACCTACGGTCAGACAAGGATAGTATTATGGCATCGCACAACCCTCGGCTCGCCATCTACCCCGGAACCTTCGACCCCCTGA
- the coaD gene encoding pantetheine-phosphate adenylyltransferase, with the protein MASHNPRLAIYPGTFDPLTNGHVSLIKRGAKIFDTVVLAVAKSTSKRTLFTLDERVLMAREALANERGILVEPFDGLLVDYVERRGAGAILRGLRAVSDFEYEFQMALMNRKLKRDIETVFLMTDFKWMYLSSTIVKDVACHGGSVKGLVPDCVVTPLYKRCEERRRQAGD; encoded by the coding sequence ATGGCATCGCACAACCCTCGGCTCGCCATCTACCCCGGAACCTTCGACCCCCTGACCAACGGCCATGTGAGCCTCATCAAGCGCGGGGCCAAAATATTCGACACCGTGGTTCTGGCCGTGGCCAAGAGCACCTCGAAGCGGACGCTTTTCACGCTGGACGAGCGCGTGCTCATGGCGCGCGAAGCGCTCGCCAACGAACGGGGCATTCTCGTGGAACCCTTTGACGGCCTGCTGGTGGATTATGTCGAACGCCGTGGGGCGGGGGCCATTCTGCGCGGTCTGCGCGCGGTTTCGGACTTCGAGTACGAATTCCAGATGGCGCTGATGAACCGCAAGCTCAAGCGGGACATCGAGACCGTGTTTCTGATGACGGACTTCAAGTGGATGTACCTTTCGTCCACCATCGTCAAGGACGTGGCCTGCCACGGCGGTTCGGTCAAGGGACTGGTGCCGGACTGCGTGGTCACGCCGCTGTACAAGCGTTGCGAGGAACGGCGGCGGCAGGCCGGGGACTAG
- the miaA gene encoding tRNA (adenosine(37)-N6)-dimethylallyltransferase MiaA, whose translation MDRAKEPLRAVCILGPTGTGKTRAALSLGRGVEVVNFDSRQVYEDFPIITAQPSADERAQAPHHLYGFLPTTEAMNAARMADLAAEAAQAAAARGNLPVLVGGTGLYLRVLLQGIAPIPEIPGEVRSAVLARLEREGPQRMHAELLDIDPDYAEVIHPNDSQRNARAQEVWLATGRNMSWWHAQAVPAHPVEALRIGIVADLEELTPRLAARIDEMIEHGALEEARRTYQKCSDPSAPGWSGIGCAELLAWLRGETSLAEARDLWLRNTRAYAKRQMTWCRKERNLSLFDAGDFKGIAAEVERWLNS comes from the coding sequence ATGGACAGGGCGAAGGAGCCGCTGCGCGCGGTCTGCATTCTCGGCCCGACCGGCACGGGCAAGACCAGGGCCGCGCTGTCCCTGGGCCGGGGCGTGGAGGTGGTCAATTTCGACTCCCGGCAGGTCTACGAGGACTTCCCGATCATCACGGCCCAGCCCAGTGCCGACGAACGCGCCCAGGCCCCGCACCATCTGTATGGATTTCTGCCCACCACCGAGGCCATGAACGCGGCCCGCATGGCCGATCTGGCCGCAGAGGCGGCCCAGGCGGCTGCCGCGCGAGGCAATCTGCCCGTGCTCGTGGGCGGCACGGGGCTGTATCTGCGCGTGCTGCTCCAGGGCATCGCGCCCATACCCGAAATTCCCGGCGAGGTCCGCTCCGCCGTGCTCGCCCGGCTGGAGCGCGAAGGCCCGCAACGGATGCACGCGGAACTGCTGGACATCGATCCGGACTACGCCGAAGTCATCCATCCCAACGACAGCCAGCGCAATGCCAGAGCCCAGGAGGTCTGGCTGGCCACGGGCCGGAACATGAGCTGGTGGCATGCCCAGGCCGTGCCCGCCCATCCCGTCGAGGCCCTGCGCATCGGCATCGTCGCGGACCTGGAGGAATTGACGCCGAGACTGGCCGCGCGCATCGACGAAATGATCGAGCACGGGGCCTTGGAAGAGGCCCGGCGGACGTATCAAAAATGCTCCGATCCCTCGGCGCCGGGCTGGAGCGGGATCGGCTGCGCGGAGCTTCTGGCCTGGCTGCGGGGCGAGACGTCCCTGGCGGAGGCCCGGGATCTCTGGCTGCGCAACACCAGAGCCTATGCCAAGCGGCAGATGACCTGGTGCCGCAAGGAGCGGAACCTTTCGCTCTTCGATGCGGGAGATTTCAAGGGCATTGCCGCCGAGGTGGAGCGCTGGCTGAATTCCTAG
- a CDS encoding histidine phosphatase family protein — protein sequence MIRIHLMRSGEALPEGSAPNPGLGPVGRERLERSARTLLGLGLWFDLALFPPDSVPMQSAQAVLSVLADSQCRAVMDKRARASASTEALLDLLRQEQARSILIVSDVPLVTRIASRMLCGENRSTPLVDIALEHGGLLCLETEAALDRKAKLLWSLPPIVLDGQASRRT from the coding sequence ATGATCAGAATCCATTTGATGCGCAGCGGAGAAGCCCTGCCCGAAGGCAGCGCGCCGAATCCCGGCCTCGGTCCCGTGGGACGCGAACGCCTGGAGCGCTCGGCCCGCACCCTGCTCGGCCTGGGACTCTGGTTCGACCTGGCGCTCTTTCCGCCGGACTCGGTGCCGATGCAGTCCGCCCAGGCCGTGCTCTCGGTCCTGGCCGACTCCCAATGCAGAGCCGTCATGGATAAACGCGCGCGGGCCTCGGCCTCGACGGAAGCGCTGCTGGACCTTTTGCGGCAGGAACAGGCGCGCTCCATCCTCATCGTCAGCGATGTCCCGCTTGTGACGCGGATCGCCAGCCGGATGCTCTGCGGCGAAAACCGCTCCACTCCCCTGGTGGACATCGCCCTGGAACACGGGGGGCTGCTCTGCCTCGAAACCGAGGCCGCACTGGACCGCAAAGCCAAGCTGCTTTGGAGCCTGCCGCCCATCGTGCTCGACGGGCAGGCCTCTCGCCGCACCTAG